From Streptomyces sp. NBC_01460, a single genomic window includes:
- a CDS encoding DUF1707 SHOCT-like domain-containing protein, which translates to MRASDAERERVAETLREAVAEGRLEMDEFEQRLDATFKARTHGELVPLVRDLPVPGGRSGATAGAVAGTSGSAVDWPSRIGGTPTSSGGFAFWGGFSRKGRWTVGPTFTAFAMWGGGEIDLREAHFAERDVVIRCFTIMGGMQVTVPPDLDLQVSGFGVMGGFGEHSKLDEEPEVAPGAPRVKVTGFALMGGVGVERKRRKAEKRRLQEQERLRLEKRDPGDGRKELG; encoded by the coding sequence ATGCGTGCCTCCGACGCGGAGCGTGAGCGGGTCGCCGAGACCCTGCGGGAGGCCGTGGCCGAGGGCCGGCTGGAGATGGACGAGTTCGAGCAGCGGCTCGACGCGACGTTCAAGGCGCGTACGCACGGGGAGTTGGTCCCGCTCGTGCGTGACCTGCCGGTGCCGGGTGGGCGGTCCGGGGCGACGGCCGGTGCGGTCGCCGGGACGAGCGGCTCGGCCGTCGACTGGCCGTCGCGGATCGGCGGCACCCCCACCTCGTCGGGAGGGTTCGCCTTCTGGGGTGGGTTCAGCCGGAAGGGCCGCTGGACGGTGGGGCCGACGTTCACCGCGTTCGCGATGTGGGGCGGTGGCGAGATCGACCTGCGCGAGGCCCACTTCGCGGAGCGCGACGTCGTGATCCGCTGCTTCACGATCATGGGCGGGATGCAGGTGACGGTGCCGCCGGACCTCGATCTCCAGGTCAGCGGGTTCGGTGTCATGGGCGGGTTCGGCGAGCACTCCAAGCTCGACGAGGAGCCGGAGGTCGCCCCGGGTGCCCCGCGGGTGAAGGTCACCGGGTTCGCGCTGATGGGCGGGGTCGGTGTGGAGCGCAAGCGGCGGAAGGCGGAGAAGCGGCGGCTGCAGGAGCAGGAGCGGCTGCGGCTGGAGAAGCGGGACCCGGGGGACGGGCGCAAGGAGCTGGGCTGA
- a CDS encoding ABC transporter permease translates to MRLYAVVAAGGFRRYATYRMATLAGVFTNTVFGFIMAYTYIALWDERPQLGGYDMSQALTYVWLGQALLMTCAMMGGGFEDELMERIRTGDIAVDLYRPADLQLWWLAGDLGRAAFHLLGRGIVPMVLGALAFDLALPASPWTWLAFLVSVALGVVVSFAVRFLVALTAFWLMDGAGAMQIAWLAGLFFSGMLLPLNLFPGVLGEVARALPWSSLLQVPADVFLGTYAGWDLLGAYAFQAGWAVVLLLAGRLLQSVATRRVVVQGG, encoded by the coding sequence GTGCGGCTCTACGCCGTGGTGGCGGCCGGGGGCTTCCGGCGGTATGCCACGTACCGGATGGCCACGCTCGCGGGGGTGTTCACCAACACCGTCTTCGGCTTCATCATGGCGTACACCTACATCGCCCTGTGGGACGAGCGTCCGCAGCTCGGCGGGTACGACATGTCGCAGGCGCTCACCTATGTGTGGCTGGGTCAGGCCCTGCTGATGACCTGCGCGATGATGGGCGGCGGCTTCGAGGACGAGCTGATGGAGCGCATCCGTACGGGCGACATCGCGGTCGACCTGTACCGGCCGGCGGATCTGCAGCTGTGGTGGCTGGCGGGGGACCTGGGCCGGGCGGCGTTCCATCTGCTGGGGCGCGGGATCGTGCCGATGGTCCTGGGGGCCCTGGCCTTCGATCTGGCGCTGCCCGCCTCGCCCTGGACGTGGCTGGCCTTCCTGGTGTCCGTGGCGCTCGGCGTCGTGGTGAGCTTCGCGGTGCGGTTCCTGGTGGCGCTGACCGCGTTCTGGCTGATGGACGGGGCGGGGGCGATGCAGATCGCCTGGCTGGCCGGGCTGTTCTTCTCGGGGATGCTGCTGCCGCTGAATCTGTTCCCCGGGGTGCTGGGGGAGGTGGCGCGGGCGCTGCCGTGGTCGTCGCTGCTGCAGGTGCCCGCCGATGTGTTCCTCGGGACGTACGCGGGCTGGGATCTGCTGGGGGCGTACGCCTTCCAGGCCGGCTGGGCGGTGGTGCTGCTGCTGGCGGGGCGGCTGCTCCAGTCGGTGGCGACCAGGAGGGTGGTGGTCCAGGGTGGCTGA
- a CDS encoding DMT family transporter, with product MAWVLLIVAGLLEVGWSIGMKYTEGFTRLWPSVGTGLGIVASMMLLSHAAKTLPIGTAYGVWVGIGAAGAAVLGMVVLNEPVTAARIFFVCLLLVAVVGLKATSGH from the coding sequence GTGGCGTGGGTTCTGTTGATCGTGGCCGGTCTGCTGGAAGTGGGCTGGTCGATCGGGATGAAGTACACCGAGGGGTTCACCCGGCTGTGGCCGAGCGTGGGTACCGGGCTGGGGATCGTCGCCAGCATGATGCTGCTGTCGCATGCGGCGAAGACGCTGCCGATCGGTACGGCGTACGGCGTGTGGGTGGGGATCGGTGCGGCCGGTGCGGCGGTGCTGGGCATGGTGGTGCTGAACGAGCCGGTGACCGCCGCCCGGATCTTCTTCGTCTGTCTGCTGCTGGTGGCCGTGGTGGGGCTGAAGGCGACGTCCGGGCACTGA
- a CDS encoding ABC transporter ATP-binding protein — MDFIELDGVEKVFDVRRKTGFMRRERREVRAVDGISFRVPRGEMVGYIGPNGAGKSTTIKMLTGILTPSGGRLRVAGVDPSRERTKLAHRIGVVFGQRTTLWWDLPLRDSYRLMHRMYRIPDRRYRENLDRCVELLDLGELLEVPVRQLSLGQRMRGDIAAALLHDPEVLYLDEPTIGLDVVSKAKVRGFLRDLNAERSTTVLLTTHDLTDIEQLCKRVMVIDHGRLVYDGALAGLHEAGESERTLVVDLERELPPIELGSEPSVRVVRVEGPRQWLAFPAAASAAPLVARIAADYPLVDLSVREPDIESVIARMYVSDPAL, encoded by the coding sequence ATGGACTTCATCGAGCTCGACGGCGTCGAGAAGGTGTTCGACGTGCGGCGGAAGACCGGCTTCATGCGCCGTGAGCGGCGTGAGGTGCGGGCGGTGGACGGGATCAGTTTCCGGGTGCCCCGCGGTGAGATGGTCGGCTACATCGGCCCGAACGGGGCGGGCAAGTCGACGACGATCAAGATGCTGACGGGCATTCTCACGCCGAGCGGTGGCCGGCTGCGGGTCGCGGGGGTCGACCCGTCCCGGGAGCGTACGAAGCTGGCGCACCGGATCGGTGTGGTGTTCGGGCAGCGCACGACGCTGTGGTGGGACCTGCCGCTGCGTGACTCGTACCGGCTGATGCACCGGATGTACCGGATCCCGGACCGCCGTTACCGGGAGAATCTGGACCGGTGCGTCGAACTGCTGGACCTGGGGGAGCTGTTGGAGGTGCCGGTGCGTCAGCTGTCGCTGGGGCAGCGGATGCGGGGGGACATCGCGGCGGCGCTGCTGCACGATCCGGAGGTGCTCTACCTGGACGAGCCGACGATCGGGCTTGACGTGGTGTCCAAGGCCAAGGTGCGCGGGTTCCTGCGGGACCTGAACGCGGAGCGGTCGACGACGGTGCTGCTGACCACGCACGATCTGACCGACATCGAGCAGCTGTGCAAGCGCGTGATGGTGATCGACCACGGCCGGCTGGTGTACGACGGCGCGCTCGCCGGGCTGCACGAGGCGGGTGAGAGCGAGCGGACGCTCGTCGTGGACCTGGAGCGGGAACTGCCGCCGATCGAGCTGGGATCGGAGCCCTCGGTGCGCGTGGTGAGGGTGGAGGGGCCCCGGCAGTGGCTGGCGTTCCCGGCGGCTGCCTCGGCCGCGCCGCTGGTGGCGCGTATCGCGGCGGACTACCCCTTGGTCGACCTGTCGGTGCGGGAGCCGGACATCGAGTCCGTGATCGCGAGGATGTACGTGTCGGATCCTGCTCTCTAG
- a CDS encoding transglycosylase domain-containing protein, with product MSDEPTQHGGDPGQQGSGGWAPRDPSAASPTADTPHPNGAQATKGRKKRPKRPKRTGWRRAVPTWRMVLGGVLLLALLLVGGFIAGYQIVDIPAANASATAQSNVYLYADGKTAIARDGEINRENIPLRRIPRTIQHAVLAAEDRDFYSEDAIDIKATLRAGWNTVTGKGRQGGSTITQQFVKNYYLGQEQTVVRKAKEFFISIKLDREQSKDEILEGYLNTSYFGRNAYGIQAASHAYYGKDVEDLDAGEGAYLASLLNAPSSYDVVTHPENKKAALARWDYVLDGMVKHHWLTEADRDAMTFPVPGKAKPATALSGQRGYIVHAVDDYLAENGIIDEKTLATGGYRITTTLQKKKQDALVEAVEDNVLSKTSTDREADRNVRAGGASVDPATGHVVALYGGIDYTKQFVNNATRRDYQVGSTFKPFVLAAALANGSTTQKDRPITPNTHYDGDNERTVQAATGPTDYSPANEDDVDYGSITVREATDKSVNAVYAQMAQDVGPDEVKDTAIALGIPRNTPDLTASPSIALGPATASVLDMASAYATLADHGRQRPHTLVTKISKNATALDLPEKTTRRAVPREAADTTTSVLRSVVDGGTGTAALAAGRPAAGKTGTAEEDRAAWFAGYTPDLATVIAVMGQDPRTGVQKPLYGALGLARMNGGGAPAQTWAAYTRAALEGSEVQGFDLEADEGPEEPDPDESAEGEDTEEAGGTGDRRERRERRERQESDDTDEPGTGETRQERDGGTRTQDQPSPAAGNPRTTTPAATPTRAPRLREPASLRPHREPADTEPTGPADHPDTPQEQERGGQDLHGPTRP from the coding sequence ATGAGCGACGAGCCAACGCAGCACGGCGGAGACCCTGGTCAGCAGGGCTCCGGGGGCTGGGCCCCCCGAGACCCCTCGGCCGCGTCCCCCACCGCCGACACCCCGCACCCGAACGGCGCACAAGCCACCAAGGGGCGCAAAAAACGCCCCAAGCGGCCCAAGCGCACCGGATGGCGCCGCGCCGTCCCCACCTGGCGCATGGTCCTCGGCGGCGTACTCCTCCTCGCGCTGCTCCTCGTCGGCGGATTCATCGCCGGCTACCAGATCGTCGACATCCCCGCAGCCAACGCCAGCGCCACCGCCCAGTCCAACGTCTACCTGTACGCGGACGGGAAGACCGCCATCGCCCGCGACGGCGAGATCAACCGCGAGAACATCCCCCTCCGCCGCATCCCCCGCACCATCCAGCACGCCGTGCTCGCCGCCGAGGACCGGGACTTCTACTCCGAGGACGCCATCGACATCAAGGCCACCCTCCGCGCCGGCTGGAACACCGTCACCGGCAAGGGCAGACAGGGCGGTTCCACCATCACCCAGCAGTTCGTCAAGAACTACTACCTCGGCCAGGAACAGACCGTCGTCCGCAAGGCCAAGGAATTCTTCATCTCGATCAAGCTCGACCGCGAACAGAGCAAGGACGAGATCCTCGAGGGCTACCTCAACACCAGCTACTTCGGCCGCAACGCCTACGGCATCCAGGCCGCCTCCCACGCCTACTACGGCAAGGACGTCGAAGACCTCGACGCCGGCGAAGGCGCCTACCTCGCCTCCCTCCTCAACGCCCCCAGCTCCTACGACGTCGTCACCCACCCCGAGAACAAGAAGGCCGCGCTCGCCCGCTGGGACTACGTCCTCGACGGCATGGTCAAGCACCACTGGCTCACCGAAGCCGACCGCGACGCCATGACCTTCCCCGTCCCCGGCAAGGCCAAGCCCGCCACCGCCCTCTCCGGCCAGCGCGGCTACATCGTCCACGCGGTCGACGACTACCTCGCCGAGAACGGGATCATCGACGAGAAGACTCTCGCCACCGGCGGCTACCGCATCACCACCACCCTCCAGAAGAAGAAGCAGGACGCCCTCGTCGAAGCCGTCGAGGACAACGTCCTCTCCAAGACCAGCACCGACCGCGAGGCCGACCGCAACGTCCGCGCGGGCGGCGCCTCCGTCGACCCCGCCACCGGCCACGTCGTCGCCCTCTACGGCGGCATCGACTACACCAAGCAGTTCGTCAACAACGCCACCCGACGCGACTACCAGGTCGGATCCACCTTCAAGCCGTTCGTCCTCGCCGCCGCCCTCGCCAACGGGTCCACCACCCAGAAGGACCGCCCCATCACCCCCAACACGCACTACGACGGCGACAACGAACGCACCGTCCAGGCCGCCACCGGCCCCACCGACTACTCCCCCGCCAACGAGGACGACGTCGACTACGGCTCCATCACCGTCCGCGAGGCCACCGACAAATCCGTCAACGCCGTCTACGCCCAGATGGCCCAGGACGTCGGACCCGACGAGGTCAAGGACACCGCGATCGCCCTCGGCATCCCCCGGAACACCCCCGACCTCACCGCCTCCCCCTCCATCGCGCTCGGCCCCGCCACCGCCAGCGTCCTCGACATGGCCTCCGCCTACGCCACCCTCGCCGACCACGGCAGACAGCGCCCCCACACCCTCGTCACCAAAATCAGCAAGAACGCCACCGCGCTCGACCTCCCCGAGAAGACCACCCGACGTGCCGTCCCCCGCGAAGCCGCCGACACCACCACCTCCGTCCTGCGGAGCGTCGTCGACGGCGGCACCGGCACCGCCGCCCTGGCCGCGGGCCGCCCCGCCGCAGGCAAGACCGGCACCGCCGAGGAGGACAGGGCCGCCTGGTTCGCCGGCTACACCCCCGACCTCGCCACCGTCATCGCCGTCATGGGCCAGGACCCCCGCACCGGCGTCCAGAAACCCCTCTACGGCGCCCTCGGCCTCGCCCGCATGAACGGCGGCGGCGCACCCGCCCAGACCTGGGCCGCCTACACCCGCGCCGCACTCGAAGGCAGCGAGGTGCAGGGCTTCGACCTGGAGGCCGACGAAGGCCCCGAGGAGCCCGACCCCGACGAGAGCGCGGAGGGCGAGGACACCGAGGAAGCCGGGGGCACCGGCGACCGCAGGGAACGCAGAGAGCGCAGAGAACGCCAGGAGAGCGACGACACCGACGAGCCCGGCACCGGCGAAACCCGTCAGGAACGCGACGGCGGCACCCGCACCCAGGACCAACCCTCCCCCGCCGCGGGAAACCCCCGCACCACCACACCCGCCGCCACACCGACGCGCGCACCCCGGCTCCGGGAACCCGCCTCACTGCGACCCCACCGGGAACCCGCGGACACCGAACCCACCGGCCCCGCCGACCACCCAGACACCCCACAGGAACAGGAAAGAGGCGGGCAGGACCTCCACGGCCCCACCCGCCCCTGA
- a CDS encoding SGNH/GDSL hydrolase family protein, translating into MPRRQGYALLIALAAGTATLATAVAFGTSLITEDRQAPLSGPQSHAAVRNPAAPANSAGTWVATWTGAPVSAEPNAAQGYPGRTIRNIVHTSVGGDAARITLSNLFGAAPLVIDQVAVNTRQVTFRGLPTVTVAAGRQVVSDPVVVPVAPDSDLEVTLRTPYATSPVTQHPNTHQTSYLADEHATWSTTRWRYLTAVDVRNKTSPGAIVVIGDSLTAGSGSTTDANGRWPDVLSDRLRHLYGIANQGIAGNRLLRDSPLALGGAKSLGGPSAARRFDRDVLSVSGAKTVIIALGINDVQQYPQEPDPRRITAGLRALTERAHAQGLRVVGATLTPFQGYSTWTPERNAVRLAVNEEIRSGRIFDAYVDFDRAVRDPYAPNRILPEYDSGDRLHFNDAGYRTLGHAIGLDTVDGTPKADAF; encoded by the coding sequence ATGCCCAGGCGCCAGGGGTATGCCCTGCTCATCGCCCTCGCAGCAGGCACCGCCACGCTCGCCACCGCCGTGGCGTTCGGCACGTCGCTGATCACCGAGGACCGGCAGGCACCGCTCAGCGGGCCGCAGTCCCACGCGGCGGTCCGCAACCCCGCCGCACCGGCCAACTCCGCCGGCACCTGGGTCGCCACCTGGACCGGAGCACCCGTCAGCGCGGAACCGAACGCCGCACAGGGCTATCCCGGCCGCACCATCCGCAACATCGTGCACACCAGTGTCGGTGGCGACGCCGCCCGCATCACCCTGTCCAACCTCTTCGGCGCCGCACCGCTCGTCATCGACCAGGTCGCCGTCAACACCCGCCAGGTGACCTTCCGCGGCCTGCCCACCGTCACCGTCGCCGCCGGCCGCCAGGTCGTCAGCGACCCCGTCGTCGTCCCCGTGGCCCCGGACTCCGACCTGGAGGTCACCCTCCGCACCCCGTACGCCACCTCACCCGTCACCCAGCACCCCAACACCCACCAGACGTCCTACCTGGCCGACGAGCACGCCACCTGGAGCACCACCCGGTGGCGCTACCTGACGGCCGTCGACGTCCGCAACAAGACGTCGCCCGGGGCGATCGTCGTCATCGGCGACTCCCTCACCGCGGGTAGCGGTTCCACCACCGACGCCAACGGCCGCTGGCCGGACGTCCTCTCGGACCGGCTGCGCCACCTCTACGGCATCGCCAACCAGGGCATAGCCGGCAACCGGCTGCTCCGTGACAGCCCGCTCGCCCTGGGCGGCGCGAAGAGCCTCGGCGGACCGAGCGCGGCCCGCCGCTTCGACCGTGACGTCCTGTCCGTGTCCGGAGCGAAGACCGTGATCATCGCCCTCGGCATCAACGATGTGCAGCAGTATCCCCAGGAGCCCGACCCCCGGCGCATCACGGCCGGACTGCGCGCCCTCACCGAGCGCGCGCACGCCCAGGGACTGCGGGTCGTCGGGGCGACGCTGACGCCCTTCCAGGGCTACTCGACCTGGACGCCCGAGCGCAACGCCGTACGCCTGGCGGTCAACGAGGAGATCCGCTCCGGCCGGATCTTCGACGCGTACGTCGACTTCGACCGGGCCGTCCGCGACCCCTACGCGCCGAACCGGATCCTGCCCGAGTACGACTCCGGCGACCGGCTCCACTTCAACGACGCCGGCTACCGCACCCTGGGCCACGCCATCGGCCTCGACACGGTGGACGGAACGCCCAAGGCCGACGCCTTCTGA
- a CDS encoding ABC transporter permease: MADVREGRTAVEPEAVSAERSRLVEGVRAYGLIVAMWLRSTMAYRASFVMTALGNFVATGFDFVTILLMFTHVDVLGGYTLPEVALLYGASATAFGLSDLVLGSMDRLGRRVRDGTLDTLLVRPVPVLAQVAADRFALRRLGRITQGLLVLGYALGTLDIAWTPLKVLVLPMMVLSGAAVFGAVFVVGAAFQFYAQDASEVQNAFTYGGTTLLQYPPSVFAKDLVRGVTFVVPLAFVSWLPALYVLGRDYPLDLPRWVAFLPPVVAAGCWVVAGLAWRAGLRAYRSTGS, translated from the coding sequence GTGGCTGACGTCCGGGAAGGGCGGACGGCCGTGGAGCCGGAGGCCGTGTCCGCCGAGCGGTCGCGGCTGGTCGAGGGGGTGCGGGCGTACGGGCTGATCGTGGCGATGTGGCTGCGCTCGACGATGGCGTACCGCGCGTCGTTCGTGATGACGGCCCTGGGGAACTTCGTGGCGACGGGGTTCGACTTCGTCACGATCCTGCTGATGTTCACGCACGTCGACGTGCTGGGCGGGTACACCCTGCCGGAGGTCGCGTTGCTGTACGGGGCGTCGGCGACGGCGTTCGGCCTGTCCGACCTGGTGCTGGGGTCGATGGACCGGCTGGGGCGGCGGGTGCGGGACGGGACGCTGGACACCCTGCTGGTGCGGCCGGTGCCGGTGCTGGCGCAGGTGGCGGCGGACCGGTTCGCGCTGCGCAGGCTGGGGCGGATCACGCAGGGGCTGCTGGTGCTGGGTTACGCGCTGGGGACGCTGGACATCGCGTGGACCCCGCTGAAGGTGCTGGTGCTGCCGATGATGGTGCTGAGCGGGGCGGCCGTCTTCGGTGCGGTGTTCGTGGTGGGGGCGGCGTTCCAGTTCTACGCCCAGGACGCGTCGGAGGTGCAGAACGCGTTCACGTACGGGGGGACGACGCTGTTGCAGTACCCGCCGTCGGTCTTCGCGAAGGACCTGGTGCGCGGGGTGACGTTCGTGGTGCCGCTGGCGTTCGTGAGCTGGCTGCCCGCCCTGTACGTGCTGGGGCGGGACTATCCGCTGGATCTGCCCCGGTGGGTGGCGTTCCTGCCGCCGGTGGTGGCGGCGGGGTGCTGGGTGGTCGCGGGGCTGGCGTGGCGGGCGGGGCTGCGGGCGTACCGCAGTACGGGAAGCTGA